CGGCGTTCGAGTGAACGCTTAAACAGAGTTTTTTGGCGCGGCAATTGTCACCGCGCCAAAAACCACGACGCCTGGATGACGGTGGCGCCCAGGGCCAGCAGGTTCGGCTCAACATCACGCGCCTCACCCCGTGGATGGGCTTCGCGTCACATGCCTTCGCCATTTAGGCACACCTCAGCCGCGGGGTGGCGGCAACCTCTGAATGGGGCTGGCTCGAACGGCTTTAAGGCAAGTGCGCAAGTGGGTCAGTGCGCTTGGATGAGCGACGAAACGTCTGCGGGCGCTGCGACACGGGAAGACAAGGTGGCGTGGTACTCGTTTTCGACGCCGGCAACGATGCGCTGCCAGTCGAGCGACTGGGCGGTGACGCGGGCGTAACGACCCATGTGGCGCAGGCGGTCATGGTTGTCCAGCAGGTGGCTGGCGATATTCAGGAAGGCTTCGGTTTGGCCCAGTGGCGCGATCAGTCCGTTGTGCCCGTGCTGTATCAGCTCGCCTGCGGCCGCATGGTCAAAGGCCAGCACGGCCAAGCCGCTGGCCATGGCTTCGGCCACCACGTTGCCAAAGGTTTCGGTCATGCTGGCGAACAAAAAGATGTCTGCACTTGCGTAAGCCTTTGCCAGGTCGTCGCCGCGCAGGGTGCCTGCGAACACCGCCTCGGGGCAGCGCTGTCGCAAGCGTGCGCGATCTGGCCCGTCGCCCACCAGCACCAGCCGGGTATCGGGGTGGCGGCGCTGCAGGCTGCGCCAGGCATCGATCACCATGTCCAGATTTTTCTCGGGTGCGAGCCGACCCACACACAGCGCCACGTGCGTGGTGTCTTCGGCCCCCCATAGGTGGCGCAATGTGTTGTCTCTGTGGACCGGATTGAAGCGCTGGGCGTCGACCCCGCGGGCGATCACGCTCAGGCGCTCAAAGCCACGGGCTTCCAGCTCCTGCGCGAGGCGCCGCGTGGGCACCATGGTGCGGTCAGTGCGGTTGTGAAAATGCCTCAACCAGGCTTCCATCGGGCGGCCCAGCCAGCCCACGCCGTAGTGGCGCGTGTAGGCGTGGAAATTGGTGCGGAAATCGGAGACCACAGGAAGGCCCAGACGCCGGGCTGCCCGAAGGCCCGACCAGCCGAGAGGCCCTTCGGTGACCAGGTGCACCACATCGGGCCGCTGCGCTT
This region of Hydrogenophaga crassostreae genomic DNA includes:
- a CDS encoding glycosyltransferase family 4 protein, translated to MPTHQAARALKIALVTETYPPEVNGVAATLARVVQGLRERGHHLQLVRPRQSPTDQPEPPSERWQETLVRGLPVPRYPELRMGLPATRQLTRLWQAQRPDVVHLVTEGPLGWSGLRAARRLGLPVVSDFRTNFHAYTRHYGVGWLGRPMEAWLRHFHNRTDRTMVPTRRLAQELEARGFERLSVIARGVDAQRFNPVHRDNTLRHLWGAEDTTHVALCVGRLAPEKNLDMVIDAWRSLQRRHPDTRLVLVGDGPDRARLRQRCPEAVFAGTLRGDDLAKAYASADIFLFASMTETFGNVVAEAMASGLAVLAFDHAAAGELIQHGHNGLIAPLGQTEAFLNIASHLLDNHDRLRHMGRYARVTAQSLDWQRIVAGVENEYHATLSSRVAAPADVSSLIQAH